A single window of Candidatus Bathyarchaeota archaeon DNA harbors:
- a CDS encoding cupin domain-containing protein: MGFKAVHYTEVKVEEVKEEGFKGVTVRWLVSKEDGAENFAMRCFEIKPGGKTAFHSHDWEHEVFVLNGTGKVRCNNTVKEIKPGYVVFIPANCPHNFENSGEEILRFLCLIPYKK, from the coding sequence ATGGGATTTAAAGCTGTTCATTACACCGAAGTTAAAGTTGAGGAAGTTAAAGAAGAAGGATTCAAAGGAGTAACTGTAAGATGGCTAGTATCAAAGGAAGACGGCGCAGAAAATTTCGCTATGAGATGCTTTGAAATAAAACCTGGTGGGAAAACTGCTTTTCACTCTCACGACTGGGAGCATGAAGTCTTCGTCCTAAACGGTACGGGAAAAGTTAGATGCAACAACACAGTAAAGGAGATTAAACCCGGCTACGTAGTCTTTATTCCAGCTAATTGCCCCCACAACTTTGAAAATTCCGGCGAAGAAATTCTGAGATTTCTATGTTTAATTCCATATAAGAAGTAA
- the tsaA gene encoding tRNA (N6-threonylcarbamoyladenosine(37)-N6)-methyltransferase TrmO: MRKYEIKLRPIGFVRKNSQKNETSKIVLFDEFKEGLEGLKDFSHAFIIFWMHKVSEGQRKILKVYPRGKPELPLTGVFATRSPARPNPIGLTLVRILKVEGNILTVKGLDAFDMTPVLDIKPFGRRSFNEEVRVPEWWKRMKNRA; the protein is encoded by the coding sequence ATGAGGAAATATGAAATAAAATTGAGACCCATAGGCTTTGTGAGAAAGAATTCTCAGAAAAATGAAACATCCAAAATCGTATTGTTTGATGAATTCAAGGAGGGATTAGAAGGGCTTAAAGATTTTTCCCACGCTTTCATAATCTTTTGGATGCATAAAGTATCTGAAGGGCAAAGGAAAATTTTGAAGGTTTATCCGAGAGGAAAACCAGAACTACCTTTAACCGGTGTTTTTGCAACTCGTTCACCTGCTAGACCCAACCCTATAGGATTAACTCTAGTTAGAATTCTGAAAGTTGAAGGGAACATTTTAACGGTCAAAGGGTTAGACGCCTTTGACATGACCCCTGTTTTAGATATAAAACCCTTTGGAAGAAGAAGTTTTAACGAAGAAGTTAGAGTTCCGGAATGGTGGAAGAGAATGAAAAACAGGGCTTAA